The Terriglobus roseus sequence CGTAAGGCCCTACAGCACCGAAGGATGGATGAATTCTTTCCTGTGAATTCTGCATTTCCATAATTTCTGCGATGCGTAGCTGGGAATAGCAGGCACATCGCAGCACCCGTAGACCGCAGCCCGAAGGAACAGCACAATGAAGACTTCATTCGCCGCCGCGGCGTGGATCGCCGCGCTCTCGATCTCGCACGCTTCCAGTACGGCGAACGCGCAGGGGCTTTGCAAGGGCGGCGGGCCGATCGCCGGCATGGTTCGCGATGTGACGGGCGCCTCCGTTGCAGAGGCCGCCGTCACGCTGGACGGCGGCGAGACCACGCACACTGCCACCGATGGCCGCTTTCGCTTTGCGTGTGTGCCAGGTGCAACGCATCGGCTGCATATCATCGCAGAGAGCTTTGCTGCCGCAGAGATAGCGGCTGCTCACACAGGCTCTGACATTACCGTTACGCTGCGGCCAAATGAGGTGGAGGATGCCGTTGATGTAAGCGGCGCGGAGACACCGCATGGCGTGGATAACGCGGAGAACAGCGGCGCATCGCGGACGTTGCAGGGAGACGATCTGAAGGCGCTGGCCGATGATCCTGATGATCTTCTACGGCAGTTGCAGAACATGACCGCGGGCAGTGGCGGTGATCCGGAGACGGCGTTAATTACCGTCGATGGATTTCAGTCGCCCACCAAGCTGCCGCCTAAGTCTTCCATCGCCTACATCCGCATCAACCCGGACCAGTTCGCCGCGGAATACCAGGAGCCGCCGTACATGGGCGGTCGCGTGGAGGTGTACACGAAGCCCGGTCAGCCGCGTCTGCATGGCGATCTGTTTATGACGTACGGAGGCTCTGCGCTGAATGCGCGTGATCCGTTTTCTGTCTCAAAGGGAACGCTCGGCAAGCAGAGATTCGGTTTCGACCTGAGTGGTCCGGTGCGGAGGCAGGGCAGCGACTTTGCGTTGAGCCTGGAACATCGCAGCATCGATAACATTGCTGTCGTAAATGCCGTCACGCTGGATGCGAATGGAAATACTGTTCCGCTGACGGCGAGTGTTCCCAAGACAGAGCGGCTGTGGGTCGCGAGTGCTCGGGTTGGGTGGCAGCTTGGCCCCAAGAACACCTTCATCGCCACTTACTCGGCGAATGTAAATACCCTGCAGAACCTTGGTGTCGGTGGCACTACCACGCAAGAGGCCGGCTACAACGCAACCCGGTACGAACACATCGTGCGGCTGACAGACATCACCACCATCTCAGCCCACTGGATGCACGAGGCACGCGCCAGCCTGCGATTTGGTGGTGAAGACGACACGCCCGCCAGCCTTGCACCGCAAGTGCAGGTCAGTGGTGCCTTCACCGGAGGCGGAGCGAACATTGGTCCGCAGAGACAGCATGAACTGTTGCTTGAGGTGCTAGACGACGCCATCTACACAAGGGGAAAACACACGGTCAAGTTCGGCATGGACCTGCGCAGCGCGCGCGAGCGCCAGCAGATCACCCAGGACTTTAACGGCACGTATATCTTCGGCGGCGGCCCTGCCCCGGTGCTGGACGCGAATGGCCAGCCGATCGCCGGCAGCAGCATCGACATCACCGGGCTCGAGCAGTATCGCCGCGCGAAGCTCAATCTTGCGGGCGGCACACCGACGGCATACACCGGGCTGACCGGATCCCCGCGCATCGATTTCGTGCAGACACGGACCTCACTCTTCGCTCAGGAAGACTACAAGCTCCTGCCCAATCTGAAGTTTTCCTTCGGCCTCCGTTACTACGCGCAGAACCTGCCCTCAGTCACCGGCGACATCGTCCCACGCGCCGGCATCGCATGGTCGCCGGATAAGAAAGCAACGTGGACGCTGCGCGCGCACGCCGGCATGTTCAATGGCCGCTACAGCACCGAAGACGCAACCGAATGGGCGCGCCTGAACGGTACCGCACGTCAAAGCAGGCTGGTTTACTCACCGGTCTACGGCAACCCCTTCTCGGCAGGCGCAGTGCCCATTACAACCGTGCGGACCTTCGCGCCCGGTTTTGGCAACACCTGGTTCAGCGAGGAACAGGTGAACGTGGAGCACACCATGCGCGGTTGGAACATCAACGCCGCCTGGTACTGGCTGCATCTTTGGAACGAGTCCCGCGTTCGTAACATCAACACACCTATTAATGGCGTGCGGCCCATCGCTGCGAACACCAACATCCTGCAATCGCAAAACAGCGGCAAGGGCTATGGTCACGCGCTCTTCTTCAGCGCAGAAGAACACAGCATCAAGCGGTTGAATCTGTTTGTGGGTTACGTCCTCGCGGAGGTCTTCGACACCGGCGGCAATGACACCTTCATGCAACCGCAGAATGCCTATTCAGACGCCGGAGAATATGTTCTTCGAGACAATCAGAATAAGCACCAACTGATCCTGAACGGCACCCTGCACCTGCCGCAGAAACTCGACTTGTCGACAGAAACCAACCTGCGCACCGGTCGTCGCTACAACGTGACCACTGGCTTCGATAACAACGGCGATGGTAATTTCAACGATCGTCCGATGTACGCCGGGCCGGGTGATCCGAACGCGATCGCCACCAGGTTTGGCAGTCTTGTCCCAACCGGCGGAACGGCAGTCTTCCCGCGCAACGCCGGCACCATGCCTGGAGCCGCCTACGTCGACATGAACCTGAGCCGCAGCTTTACGCTGACGCCGCACGCCGCGAAGGACAGACTGCAGACTCTAAGCGCCAACGTGCGTGCAGCCAACATTCTGAACCACACCAACGTGCGCCGCGTGGGAGGTGTCCTGGGGTCACCGCTCTTCGATAAGGCGTACGGCGCAGATACGGGCCGGCGCATCGAGTT is a genomic window containing:
- a CDS encoding TonB-dependent receptor, with amino-acid sequence MKTSFAAAAWIAALSISHASSTANAQGLCKGGGPIAGMVRDVTGASVAEAAVTLDGGETTHTATDGRFRFACVPGATHRLHIIAESFAAAEIAAAHTGSDITVTLRPNEVEDAVDVSGAETPHGVDNAENSGASRTLQGDDLKALADDPDDLLRQLQNMTAGSGGDPETALITVDGFQSPTKLPPKSSIAYIRINPDQFAAEYQEPPYMGGRVEVYTKPGQPRLHGDLFMTYGGSALNARDPFSVSKGTLGKQRFGFDLSGPVRRQGSDFALSLEHRSIDNIAVVNAVTLDANGNTVPLTASVPKTERLWVASARVGWQLGPKNTFIATYSANVNTLQNLGVGGTTTQEAGYNATRYEHIVRLTDITTISAHWMHEARASLRFGGEDDTPASLAPQVQVSGAFTGGGANIGPQRQHELLLEVLDDAIYTRGKHTVKFGMDLRSARERQQITQDFNGTYIFGGGPAPVLDANGQPIAGSSIDITGLEQYRRAKLNLAGGTPTAYTGLTGSPRIDFVQTRTSLFAQEDYKLLPNLKFSFGLRYYAQNLPSVTGDIVPRAGIAWSPDKKATWTLRAHAGMFNGRYSTEDATEWARLNGTARQSRLVYSPVYGNPFSAGAVPITTVRTFAPGFGNTWFSEEQVNVEHTMRGWNINAAWYWLHLWNESRVRNINTPINGVRPIAANTNILQSQNSGKGYGHALFFSAEEHSIKRLNLFVGYVLAEVFDTGGNDTFMQPQNAYSDAGEYVLRDNQNKHQLILNGTLHLPQKLDLSTETNLRTGRRYNVTTGFDNNGDGNFNDRPMYAGPGDPNAIATRFGSLVPTGGTAVFPRNAGTMPGAAYVDMNLSRSFTLTPHAAKDRLQTLSANVRAANILNHTNVRRVGGVLGSPLFDKAYGADTGRRIEFGLRYAF